One Periophthalmus magnuspinnatus isolate fPerMag1 chromosome 4, fPerMag1.2.pri, whole genome shotgun sequence genomic window, TGATTAGCCCCCTTTTGATTAATGACCATTTCAATAAGAAAAAGCAACACGTAGGAGGAGGTAGGACTGCGGGATTAAATGAGGTAACAGGAGGATGACAACATCCATAGAAATGTGATGGATAGACAATATTCCACAGATTGTCAGAAGCAGGAGTGGGCTGTGGACAGGCTTCAAAGTAAAACATCAGGAGGGAAGTAGATGGATTTCAAAGAATAAGAAACCGCACTAGGTTTTTTCTCAAGTGTCAATAAATCCAACTCTGATGTCAGACATTTGGGGAAGACGATGCTGTTTTCTGGGGACTAGAGTTTTGATACAGCCAAATCTATGTAATAGAGTAAACACTGCAGGAATAGTATTATTCAGAATGGGTCACAGGCACCAACAGCCTTTTTGAGGTAAAAGAGATTATTGTGCAAACCGACAGGTGCACAAAAACTTTtgatgggaaaaaaaatgtaaatgtttagaCATTCTTTGAGTTGGAACCTGCtgtttttccaccttttttCAGGATCATTGCGGCTCAGACAGCCTTCTGAAGGTGGACGTGTAACCTACAACTCATATTCCTATTCACAGCCAACAGGTACAagtacacacatacattcagtagtatttttagatttttttgattAAGCAGTTATGTAACACTAAAGCTACCAATACACCATTGTGTGCTGTTTATATAATGTTGCATGACTCATAACCATTTGATTTCCCTTAGTCCCCAAAAAGGCTGTAGACAAAACACAATTGTGCAGTCTATAGCTCCCCTGTGAGACAAGTCTGAATTTGAAATGACAGTAGCAGACCTCTAAACATGCGCAACACATCAACCTGTTCAGCATGTAAGaccaatttaaattttttaatcCCCTCTTTTCTCCACAGCTATTCTGCATTCCCAATTGGATAATTTCTCTCCTCTAGTTTTCCTggcttttaaaacacagtacTTTTCCTGTGAATGTGCACACAGGCGTGACGGAGTGGACGTCCTGGTTTAACATCGATCATCCCGGGGGGAATGGAGATTACGAGCGTTTGGAGGCCATTCGCTTCTATTACCGAGAGAGAGTGTGTGCACGCCCCACCGCCATGGAGGTGCGCACCACAGACTGGGTCTCAGCTGCAGATACTGGAGAAGTGGTGCACTCCAGTCTGGACAAGGGCTTCTGGTGTGTCAACAAGGAGCAGCCCCACGGGAGGGTCTGCTCCAACTACCACGTCCGATTCCAATGTCCTCCAGGTAATTTCAATGAGGGGCATTCAGGCTCAGGCTGGCAACATTCATTAGCACGACACTATTTGCATACTAAACAATCAAAGTAGTGTTCATTGGTTAGGGTTGCTCCAAGCTCTGAGCATTTGTGAATAACTGGCAAATGTGGAGAAAGTCACACATCCAAAGAGTCTGCTTGATTTTCTGCCTTTTTGTGGTTTAagagtttgtatttttgtgttaatcAGATCCATTTGCACAATTTTAGAGACATTTttgacaaaattaaaacaaaagagcCCCTAAAACTGTCATTAAACAatgatttaattaatttttaaaaaaagacatttgaatatttattgtgACCCATTAGTAAGAGCATACAGTCAAAGCAATTCAATCAAAACTGTATTCATAACACTTGTGCTACCTTCTCATTCAcacttgtgtatttgtgtgttcagTGCAGAGTTACTGGTCTGACTGGAGTGAGTGGGGTCCATGTTCCACTTCTATGTGTAATGATGTGGGCATCCAGACCAGACACAGGAAGTGCCTGAGCAGCCAGCCCATGCCCCTGCTGCTGGTGCCCGCCTGTCAGGGGCACCACACAGACAGGCGCGAGTGCTCCACCCCTCcatgcacaggtcagacagtAGACTCAGTGTATTCAATGGTGACAGCATCCACCCGCAAAGGTCAAACAGTTCCATTCAAGCTCCTACAAGTGTCTACATACTGCTGAGCCATCCTTAACATTGCCCACTGTCTGTTTGAATGGGATCTGTAAATTACTTGGTGGTGGCCAGGATTGTATTCAATGCTCAtcctgccccagggcagctgtggctaccaAGGCAGCTTATCACCATCAAGtaagaatgaataatgcactaaaTTGCTAAGGCTTTtgagtaaaaattaaaaatcaccTTATCAGTGCTGAATAGTTAGTAATCAAAACAGGATCAGCTTGTACTTAATGTAAATTTATACAAACCTTTAAGACCAATTATGTCTCTGTGTGCCTAACATCCCAACATATGCGCTGCTTTAACCACCTTCTGCTTTCTTGAGATAATGAGAAAATTATCtccaaataataattaacagAGGACTCAAAAATAAAGGCACTCCATGGGTTTCTATACACCAGCAcaccagtgtgtttttatcaaatgttcctctttcttctctaaTTACTGAGCAGATGGGCAATACAGTAAAGTGCCCCGACTCTGAGCCAAGTCACTTCATCTTCTCTTAACTCTGTTTTATAACAACATTTCAAATATCTTGTCCTGAATAAGCGGAAGTAAATTAATTCTACAAGATCACTATGTGATCCATATTTTAATccattacattttctttgtgatCAGCCAAGTGGAGACCGTGGGGGCCATGGGGAGCGTGCTCAGTGTCCTGTGGAGGGGGGCGTCGGGTCAGAAGGAGAACTTGTGTCAAGAACTCCCCCACAATCCAATGTACGGGACGTCCTGCTGAAATGCAGAAGTGTGGAAAGAGCCCATGCCCAGGTACATAGAGAATATGTAGCACTAAAGAAAGAGACTAGGAACtctaaaacaagataaaaaatgaCTATACCAGAACCAGCTCTGAataagattttaaataaaatagtaaatgaTCTGTGCCACTTTATGATACACCCTAATTAGCCTAAAGTACAAAATAAGACTTCATTCACAATTACCAAATAatttattaagaattattcTAACTTAGAGACTACTTAAATAAGAGCTTAGGTTTAGGAGGAATTTGGGAATTAATGAAGTACCTGAGCCAGAATCTTCCTTAATAAACTAATTGTCTTTGTTTATGCTTCATTAAgtttagttattataaagtgttacgaGCTGATCAAAGACCAAATAAATACACGTTATATTCATATCACTGCATGTTCTTTGTCCAAGTCAAATGCCAGATGTCGTGCTCGGAGGGGCATCCCAACGAGGACTGCAgtcgctgtgtgtgtgatggCCATGTCCTGCATGGAGAGGTCCACAGTGTGACCGGGGTACCAGTGTCTGGAGCCTGGGTGGCActgtccaatcagcccaaagtGATTCTGGCCCGCTCCAACAACAAGGGGCACTTTAAAGTACCCGGAGTGTGCTCTTCCagctccactctggtctctatACGAAAAGAAAAGTTTGCACCTGTAACGGTCTTGGCTACCAGTAACACAACGGGACGATCGTGGGTCAAAGCTGTGCTCAAAACTGCAGGTTTAcctctttcttttctcaaaaATATATAGGACTACTATGCTATATGGTGAATTTGGTTATTTGCACAATGCAcatacagtcacacacacattcaatgcagataaggaaacaacaactACATCAACCATATTCAAACAGTATGCTCCAAATTGTTCTCAAATCAGCCTCTGTTTAGTCTGACCACTACTCAGGCTAATGCCAAGCAAAGCCAGGGCAGTGGTATGAAGTTACCAAAGAAATCCATGAACAGATCAGTTTAGTCCACCACAAGCTAATTTCTAAATATTTAGTTAAGATCTGTACTATATCAAGTGAACATTAAATGCATTGCAAATGTTGCTGAGTTAATCTTATTTTGATGTATTGTTGTAACTCGTTTTGAAGTCAtggtaaaaatattttatttggaaatTAGGAGAAATATTGTTGGCAGTGTAGTCTCCTTTTTCCCAGAGCCATAGTAATAATTAGCCAAAAAATATTTCAATCCTATCCTCAACTTGTAACAGGAAATGACAAGACTCAAACATAAACAGTCTTGCCTATTGTATGACTTTGTGAAAACTATAATTACTATGTGGTTGCACGGAAACTGtataaaatcatgaaaaactTTCAAAGGCCAACTCCCGTAACAATCATTTTTGATTTGCAAAGGGCCAGTGCAAAAAtagaatgtgatgtttgagagTTTTATGAGGTCTGAACACTGGGGTCCCATTCACGAGTGTGGTCATGACTTTGGCTGTTTTTTCCTTCTCATCAGAAAAGCCATATATTGTGAAGCACCCAGAGGACAAAGTGCGCTACGAGGGTGGACGAGTGCTGCTGTGCTGCAAGGCCACAGGATCACCAATGCCTGACAAATACTACTGGTGAGAAAAACTAGCGTGTATTAATAGTGTGAGAATCAATACTGACACACACCTCTTCGTCCGGCTTGGTGCACACAAATCTGTGTCTGTTGAGGCAACGCAAAATATTCAACTCAGCATTGCTCTAAATCAAGTACAAATTGCAAGGCTTGTAATGATTTTGGTGCTGACATATGCAAGTTGCCTTTTACCCATGGAAATGTAACAAAAGTGATGATATTGTACCCAATGGCAAATCTGTTTGATTTATTGCATTCAATCTCATTTTCTTGTGCAAAGTTCAGCTTCTGCCATGGGGGCAGTACTGAGATTCATTTAACAGAAATATGCACGAGAAACAGCAGAATTATCTTTGGTTGAGAGATTTTAACACAGTGACTCAGACTTTCAGAACTCCTGTTTATggaataaaagtactttttttcatTGGCAGCTCCTTTGTTGTTCAGATTCAGTAACCACAACAATGAAACATTTCTGTCAAAAACCATAAACCACCTCATCTAATACAATACTTGATTTTgcaaataccaaaaaaataaataaaaataaaaataaaaaatactgtggAATGGGAAAATGTAAAACCAACTGGCAGCTCCAAAATTGTGGATTTGTctcaaaatgaaatgtaaaagtgGTTGTGAACTAGAGCCCAAGTGCACATTATTATGGTACTCATGTTGGCCTTGAAAGATTTAGATATATTTTTAGAAAGCAATACTTTTATTAAATTCTCTGCTTATCGCATCACCTCAATCTTTAATAAAACCTGTATTTCTTGTCTAGGTACCACAATGGGACTCTGCTCGACAGAAAGGTGTACAAGTACGAGGAGGATTTGGTGTTACGAGATCTGAAGCCGGAGCAGTCTGGGCACTATTACTGCAAAACCAGCAGCTCTGCAGGCAGCATCAAGTCCTCACCTGCCCTCCTCACTGTCATTGGTAAGTGCAGACAGTCATGGAAAGCATAGGGGTTAAACGgttaaatattttgttgaaatttcATGAAGACATACAATAAGATGATGGAAAAATCTATCTTCATCAGCAGCAGGAGAAATTATTCATGGTGAAAGCGACCATATTAGCTCAGACTGGTGGTTAGCCTATTTGACCGTGATGTATTCTGTCAAAGCTTTATGATCATTTAAAACCACTATAAAAATCAAAAATCCACACATTTTGAACTCCGGCTTAACTATAAAAAGCAACTGCCTGAAAATGAACTTACAAAAATGTCAGCTTCAAGATTGAGCCAAGCCATCCACAAACCACATCGATACATGCATACAATGTCCCAGTGTCCACACTTGAATAGAAAGATCAGTAGTCACTTAATCATTTGctaaaggaaaataaaattataaatattacgTACTGAAAGAAAATATTACAGTCTCGGAACAAGATTTTATGATGTTGACATTGGTTAGGTCTGTGCCCTTCTAAATAGGGATGCATTATTGTGTGGGACGGCTTGGATACTGTAAAACCTCCGACTCAATTTCCCCACAACACCAGTGCAGTGGTGAAATTTGAGATAGTCAATAAATAATGTTTCTTTTCTTGCTTTAAGACAGACAAGAATACATTTCCATGTCTAAATGGGAAAACTATATGTCCCACAAATCGTCCAGATGCTGGTTAGCTATGGGACATTAATAAATAAGGCTTTCATGGGAGAGAGCAAAAGCTACAAATGAATCATATATCAAATACTCAGGGTCGTGTTAGTGTGCTtccaagtacattttttatttaattcttgTAGTTGAGAACCAGATCTTTGTTCACTATTGtaatataaagtaaaatttgaTTTGGTATTGTTAAATATAGGGAAGCACAAGTTAGAGTTGTAAAATATTAAGATTAAGTTTTAAGCACAATTATTCAAGCATAAATTAGTATAAATTATGCAACTGAATACTTGAATGTACCATTTGTTGCACTTCTGACTCATGGAAAGCACAAAGAACAAAGCCAAACCTTAACCTAATTTTTGTAATTCACAGCTAAAGGGTCACCTGCCTGTAACTCCACCCCTGAGCCACACCTAATCAGGATGCCTGTGGACTGCGTTCAACCCGGGACAGACTCCACATTCTACAACGCCGGCCGCTGCCCTCACAACACCTGTGCAGGAGCCTTGGACTATGATCTACGCTGCAGAGATGGAGCCGGCTTTTGCTGTGCTGTCCAAACTATGGAGACCCGCACCATCGACTGTGGCAGCTACAAACTTCCAATCAAAGCAGTCACCCAGTGCAGCTGTCAGAAATGTGTGGAACCCACGGTACTAGTCAGGGGCAGAGTCTCCTCAGCCGACAACAATGAACCGTTAAGATTTGGGTACATCTACATTGGAAAGGAAAGGGTTGGCACTACTGGATTTCAAGGTGACTTTACCTTACAAATTACTTCAGACACACAGAGATTAGTCGTAAACTTTGTCGACCCCACTGAAAAGTTTATTGACACTCCAAAAGTCTTCATTTTTGACAAGAAGGGTGGATCCATTTACCATGATGTCAGAGTGATGAGAAAGCAAGAGCCTATCGATCTCAATGCAGGGGAAAGCAACACTATCAACTTAGGAGAAATTAAAGGAGAAGACCCCATAGGCCAGTTAGTTATCCCTGCCAACTCTTTCCACAAGGACAATGGGGAGGTGTATGAAGGCACAGTGAAAGCCAGTGTCACATTTATTGATCCAAGAAATATTACGACAGCAGCTGCCACTCCGGGCGACCTCAACTTCGTCAGTGATGATGGCGACATGCTGCCCTTGAGAACTTATGGCATGTTTTCTGTCGATTTCCGAGACGAGAGCAATAGAGACATCCTGGGGGCGGGAGGTGTCCAAGTACTCCTCGACACTCAACATGTTAAAATGCAAGAGCACATCCCCAAAATGAAACTGTGGTCCTTGAACCCAGAGACAGGAGTTTGGGAGGAAGAGGGTGATTTTTCATACGCCACCACTACTTCTGGACGGAACAAGAGAGAGGAACGTACTTTTCTAATTGGTAACATGGAGATCAGGGAACGTAGACTTTTTAATTTGGACGTGCCCGAAAACAGAAGATGCTATGTCAAAGTTAGGGCCTATATGAGTGACAAGTTCCTTCAGAGTGAGCAGTTGGAAGGGGTTGTAATCAGTCTGATAAACTTGGAGCCAAAACCTGGATTCTCCTCTAACCCTCGGGCATGGGGGCGCTTTGATAGTGTCATAACAGGACCTAACGGGGCCTGTTTACCTGCATTCTGTGACGCACGGACACCTGATGCCTACACTGCATATGTGACAGCCAtgatgggaggagaggagctggaAGCAGCCCCATCGTCTCCAAAAATGAATCCAAATGTCATTGGAGTGTCCCAACCTTATCTGAATAAGTTAAACTACCAGCGTACAGA contains:
- the cilp2 gene encoding cartilage intermediate layer protein 1, with the protein product MLGLKVALVLSVLLSVGFGQGSLRLRQPSEGGRVTYNSYSYSQPTGVTEWTSWFNIDHPGGNGDYERLEAIRFYYRERVCARPTAMEVRTTDWVSAADTGEVVHSSLDKGFWCVNKEQPHGRVCSNYHVRFQCPPVQSYWSDWSEWGPCSTSMCNDVGIQTRHRKCLSSQPMPLLLVPACQGHHTDRRECSTPPCTAKWRPWGPWGACSVSCGGGRRVRRRTCVKNSPTIQCTGRPAEMQKCGKSPCPVKCQMSCSEGHPNEDCSRCVCDGHVLHGEVHSVTGVPVSGAWVALSNQPKVILARSNNKGHFKVPGVCSSSSTLVSIRKEKFAPVTVLATSNTTGRSWVKAVLKTAEKPYIVKHPEDKVRYEGGRVLLCCKATGSPMPDKYYWYHNGTLLDRKVYKYEEDLVLRDLKPEQSGHYYCKTSSSAGSIKSSPALLTVIAKGSPACNSTPEPHLIRMPVDCVQPGTDSTFYNAGRCPHNTCAGALDYDLRCRDGAGFCCAVQTMETRTIDCGSYKLPIKAVTQCSCQKCVEPTVLVRGRVSSADNNEPLRFGYIYIGKERVGTTGFQGDFTLQITSDTQRLVVNFVDPTEKFIDTPKVFIFDKKGGSIYHDVRVMRKQEPIDLNAGESNTINLGEIKGEDPIGQLVIPANSFHKDNGEVYEGTVKASVTFIDPRNITTAAATPGDLNFVSDDGDMLPLRTYGMFSVDFRDESNRDILGAGGVQVLLDTQHVKMQEHIPKMKLWSLNPETGVWEEEGDFSYATTTSGRNKREERTFLIGNMEIRERRLFNLDVPENRRCYVKVRAYMSDKFLQSEQLEGVVISLINLEPKPGFSSNPRAWGRFDSVITGPNGACLPAFCDARTPDAYTAYVTAMMGGEELEAAPSSPKMNPNVIGVSQPYLNKLNYQRTDHDDPALKKTAFKINLAKPNQNNFDETNGPIYPYQSMLACENAPFDANHFRFFRVEKDKYEYNVVPFEESDLTTWTGDYLSWWPNPQEFRACYIKVRINGQKEVMVRSRNFGGTHRATAGRLYGIRDIRSTRDMREANTSAACLEFKCSGMLFDQAAVDRSLITVLPQANCRRTVTNSLLQEYLIKHPPTAPNNETHGFTMLAPVDPLGHNYGIYTVTDQNPKVAKEIAIGRCFDGTSDGYSREMKADAGIALTFHCPERKLNRESLFQRLQTNPGQTLAQMARDMREMEGVQVQRSRVVAYPSEQQGRTPSRRVTSTTRRRMNIRASQRQ